The Rosa rugosa chromosome 3, drRosRugo1.1, whole genome shotgun sequence sequence tttttcATCCCCACCGCCACTGCTCTGCCGCCCAAAACCATTATCCGAAATGAAAATCCCCTATTTCTCCAATGGCGACTTGCAAAACCCCACTCCATACTTCAAATTAAACTTCTAAAATCAACGAACAAAAATTCTAATTCCAGAATTGATCAAACAACCCAACTTCTGACCAAGATCGAAACTCGACCAATCAAATCACAATCAaacaaccaaaccaaatcacAATCAAACAACCAAACCAACTATCCTGTCCACAAAAAGCTTGGATTTCACGCTCAATGTCCTGAATATAGACTTGTTCCCATCCCAAATTCCAAAACCCTCAGAATCATTCGACGGACTGTTGACTGTGAGATTCAGCAGCTTAGTGTAGTTCACAGCGTGGAAGTTCTTGGGGTGGAGAATCGAGGCGCCGGCCTCGAAGAACTCGCCTGAGACGTTGCTGCAAATCGGGAAGCAAAACGACGCCATATTTCTAGACCCGATCTGAGCACAAACCATCAAGTCCTAGATGGCTGGGTTTCAATATGGGTTTTCGATCAAGAAGAATGATATGGGTCTCGATCTTCGAGTGTTCTGTAAAAACACTAAAATCTGGAAATCTCCTGGTAATTTTTCGATTTCTCTGACCTTTCCTTGCATCCATGTTCTTCGCCTCACCAATTCGAAACTGTCGACGTCGAGGAGCTGGAGGTTGAGCGAAGCTTGGTAGGTTCCTCGGGCTTCGAGCGGAAGTGAGATCAATGGAGATAAGTTCCATCTCCATTTCACCTCCCTACTGCCTATGGTGGCTCAGAGTTTGGGGCGGCGAGGTTTGGGGGTGGAGAGATTTGAGGGGCTGAGAGAGAAGTCCAACTTATCAAGTaggtgaaagaaaaaaattaaatattaaagtaaacagaaaaaaaagaaattaaggaaaaaaaaaggaatgtgagggtataatagactttttgatGCAGACGGATTGCCACGTCATCAACATAACGGAATTTTTGGACGGATAGTAACgaaatggacctattggtccaaattATGAGAGTataaggactaaacgtgtgaaattagaaggccagggactgaagtgttttttagtCAAAAGCTTAAGGACTaaatagtatttagccctttattaatattagttaaggtggttatattcaattaactataagggctcaaacgggccgggcttcattttcatggcccataccctaccctattttagaaagggtcgggccgggtcgggcttagggccgaagggccaaatgatgaTCCCAAGCCTCATGTACAAAACTTTAACATATGCCTTTATACTTACTTGTAGGATTGATAGATCATTTCCCTAGCTAATAGGTTGAGGCTAAAACTCCTGGGCTCAACCTTATCTAGGCTGCGGACGTATAATGCCTCCAATTCCTTCTCAGTAAGTTCAAGCTCCGGGTGGTCCTCCTGAAATCACCAACCTGTAAGACAAATATGGTACTATTAACTAAAAGTCATAAGGCATTCACAAGGTCTTTCTGGCCGGCAAGCCAGAAAGACCAGTATATCAAGGAAATAATGGTACTATTAACTAAAAGTCATAAGGCATTCACAAGGTCTTTCTGGCCGGCAAGCAAACCAGCATATCAGggaaataatatataaattacaAAGGGCGTAAAACATGAGAATTTTTTTAATCTGTTCACCACCAGAAACAAagggatggtttttttttttttaatgaataagggattaggcgatattagcttcTCGGAGGCAAACGATGTAGGGAACAAGTCCCACCCTCTATCCCGAAGGAGAGATTAATGTAATCTACATTGTTATATGCATACAAACCTAGCTCAGTGATTCCATGCGCCATTTGTGAGAATTGGCCTCAAAAACCTCCATAACACTTGTAATAGGATCTCGTAAAGCAATCTTATACTCATGATTAAAACGAGGCCTATAGGCCTGATACCATGCACGCTTCAAGATCTACAGTTCCATTCGAGTTTGATTTGAATGCCCCAGATAATTTCCACTTGGTGTGCAAGGTTCTTCCTTGCGAAGGTTTTACGGCAACGACTTTCATGGGCGATGGTTTGCTAACCACGGTACTAGGGCAAAGGTCCTATAGCAGTGTGCGATGATCTCGGATCTAACTTTTGGTCTCATTATCTTAGATTAGGGTTTGGGTACAGTAATGACAAGCTCATCTATCCATGTTTGCGGTAGAGTACTCTTGCGGCATGTAGCGTGGGCGGTTATATCATGCTACTGTCTTTTCAATGTCTTAAGTTTAGCAGAATAAGATTCAATTGCGACTCAAGAAAATTTAAGTTCTTtaactgtttaaggaaaactgaattgagagagaattgagttatgctttcattgataataggggcctctttatatagaggattacaagacatagaatcagagttatacaaggaaacataatcgtacaattaatcagatatctatgaatatctccaaaatatctctaattcaaaaccctattacaactaggtcaagtaacctagagtttgggccagacacatattctggatttacttaaacactcccccttgtgtcgcccaaacgtggtgctcctctcgttgcctcattaaaaaccttgccgagtaacaaaaactcagtgggacaaaaataatctcggtcgaaggggaaaaagagcacaacacacccttcacgtttcgagagtactatacatgtagacatctccccctgatgactacggtcatgggagttcggataacttccgcaaacgatgctaccaacatgtttctcgaaagtggaatttaggcaatgacttagtgagcaagcctgccacactgtcctcagattgaacctagttcactttgatcttaaggagagtctgttgttgctgattatccttgatgttgtcgcttttgatgtagccttgcttcatttgttcaaaacaagcagcattatcctaaatgctcctaggctcatctgtggtaggcttcaaaccacaattgttcgaacatgcgtaattatggatccaatccatatacattcacgaaccacttcgtgaagagcaatgatctctacATTGtacgaagatatagcgactagggtttgttctgtagacctccaagatatcacggtctttacccatggtgaacacttaactagTCTgtgaatgacctttgtgtgggtcagagagatacccaatatcagcaaaaccttccaaaacacatgtcgttttgggatggggatagtggacgtaggccagtgttggcggcgttcctggtgtgtgatgggtccgaatccatcatctctctgtatgGGTAGAACaaactcatatcaatcgtacatctcaagtattgaAGGATATCTTTtgcaccaatccaatggcatcgcgttggcgcaaagctatatctagctaacaagttcagaacatatgagatgtccggtcttgtgcattggggtgagtacaataatgcgcctattctACTTAAGTATGACACTTTtgctctagcacatcttcgtcatcatcctttggacgaagaagatcattttcaggatcaagactacggacgatcataggGGTGATCGAAGGCTTgactttgtcaaaatgcctaagcatctatcaactcgatgctcaagttccaaaccaagacataatcgtgttctcccaaaatccttcatctcaaactcggatttcaagtgttcagcggtttcccttaactctttaagggcttttaatgaagatcatgtccaacatgaactgcgataaaatccgaaacttgttatggaaacgcgtgggcatatcgcTGCCAATTTCTTGCATTTGCCGAGCTTCGATTCGAGAGACTAAGACGGAACGGCGCCGTTTAGAAAAGCCTGGATGATGTCCTCGTCCTCCTCCGAGCACAATGCTTGGTCGGCGTCGACATTCTGGGTTTGGCAGGGGGAGGGCAGCAGCGAACGTCGTCGTCGTAGTGGGAGGCGCATAAGATGAAGGGCTGGATGAAGGAGGCGATCGACGAGGGTAACAATGGCCGCGAGTTCGACTGAGCTTAGGGTTGAGTTTTGGGAGGACCTCGAGTATGGGTTCAGAATGGAGGTTCAGAGTCGACACTGAGCTTAGCCGCTTAGGGTTTGTGTTTTAGTTTTGGGGTCGGGTGAAAATTTTAAGTTTTAGTACCCGCGTCCTTAAATTCACTAAAACAGTTAGCGCGTCCACCAAAATGAGGTTCCCacaaattttaaaacaaaacttttaacaccggttattttaagaaccgatgttaatggtatacatttaaatcggtatttttctAAAACGATGTTAACTGACTTTTTTACATCatgtgcaagtctgaccgatttaaatgaTGTGATGTCTATGAATAGAATTCTAGTAGTGAGTGAGTTGTGTTCAAGAGTGTGAATAGCTCTTGGGGTAGAGTGGTCTTCTAGGTTGAGAGAGGGTGTACAAGGGGTATCCAATTGGATACAAGGGCTTGCGTTGGGCATAAACTTGAGCGGTGTAATCTTGTACTTGGGTAATTCTCTCATTAGTGAATGTGAAACTCTCCGAGGAAGTAGGCAAGGATATTGGCCGAACTTCGTTAAATCTTGTTGTCATCTTGGCTTGgttatttcttctttctatctCTACTTCTAACACTTGCGTGGCGGAGGGATTAATTTCCCTAACAATATGTTCCAATAGTTGCGAAAAAATGTTAACTCATTTCAGACGGTAGATTGACCTTTCCGTTAACATCATTTTTCTAATTTAACAACTAAAACTTACAAATGTACAAAAAAATTAGACTAAGGCGGACAAGACGAGGAGAAAAAGCATGAGGGGCACAATGTCAGAGTTTGACTTTGACTTGTTGACTCTGATCAAACTTAAGTTGCAAGGGAAATACCAACCTTACCAAAACTATATTATATAGACCAAGTCTCCATGGTCCGTCAACAAAATTGTATTAGATCAGTTTCTCAAGGGTCGTCTCTCTGCTAAGGCTCCATTGGTGTCTCCGCAAAGGATTTATGGGCAAGTCTAATCATAAAAAACACAAGCACAATCACAAGCAACCTCTATTTTTCTCCGAGTTTGCTCACAAATCTACAGGTTACCAGTTCTTTACCTAGAAATATATGACCCATTTTGCTTTTCCTTTTGTTCATGGGCATGTCCTAAGCTGAATTATCTGTTTGTGTAGAGTTGCTTACGAAGGGTTACTACAGAGGCCAGATATTTAGCTTCACAACCCACAAAGATCTACTGGTATGTTCTTATAATTGATCTCACACCCTCTTAAGGATTAAATCAAAATTGAGTAATTTCTGGGTTGAATTCATTTTGCAGGACCTTACTTCAACCATTGCAAGTAATGGAAGACACACAACTGCAGGTGTGGTAGGAGCATACCCATATAAAAATGCAACCTTTAGAGTTGGAGTTGACAAGGATTCAAAAGTGGGTTTGTCTCTATTATGAATTAATATTCTTTTACAGTGTTAGTGTTAGCTCAGAAGTTAAAGCTCTGCAGTCTTTAATTGTGTGCAGCATTCTTATTCATGTCTTCTTGATATGACAGATTGCAGCAAACTTCACTGTAAGTGAGAAGTTTCTTTCAGGCACAAAGACTACAGCTTCATTGAGCTTCCCTGATTACAAATCTAGCAAGGTATAACTGACCTCACTTGTTGCTTCATTACCTTACCTGTCCAAAAGGTTGTCAAAAGTAGTAGGGTAGTATCATATTGGAAGAAAGATCACATATACTCATCATCTCATTCCATATCTTATTACATTTAAGGATGCATAGGTTTACCAGTGACATGAACAACTCTTAAAAACCTATCATACATTGGCTGATTCCAACTAGTAATGAGAATGTTCAAATAGAGTAAAAAAATTTAGTTCCAATTTAGGACTTCTTCCTGTAAGAACCTGAGTGTTAGTATAGTCCTGCATCATCACCAGGGTACCGTTGGAATGTGTAAGTGTATAAGGGCCTGAGAACCCCTTTTCCAATAGGCCGATTTTGTGAGGATAAGTTCTGTCACAAGACTTTTATCAAATTAGACCAGTAACCCTTTTCTGATCCTGCTTGAGAACAGTGGCAATAGGCAACTAACTAGTCCATCTCGATTTCAGCTCAAATTTCAATGTCTCCGAGAATATGCTGCTCTAGCCATGTCTGTTTCTCTGAACCAGTATCCTGCAATCAAATTTTCAGCTGCTGTTGGTTCTTCAAGTGTTGCCCTTGGCATGGAGGCAGAGTTCATGACTACTTCTAGATGTTTCTCCAAGTGCAGCGCAGGCATTAACATGAAGGGTCTCAATTGCAATGCTTCAATAATTCTGTAGGTCTTTTCATTTTGAAACTACTATCACGTTTTTCAAAACTACAACTACAAAGATGGATATGAAGTTTTGATGAACTACATGTACTATCAACTCTCAACAATAATAAGCTATTTGTGAAAATTTTAGGGAAAACAAAGGTGACTTGCTAAATGCATCATATGTTCATTATCTTGATCCAGAGAAGAGGAATGCAGCAGTGGTACAGTTCACTCAAGAACTCTCAACAAAGAGAAACACCTTAACC is a genomic window containing:
- the LOC133736949 gene encoding mitochondrial outer membrane protein porin 2-like, with the protein product MGKSNHKKHKHNHKQPLFFSEFAHKSTELLTKGYYRGQIFSFTTHKDLLDLTSTIASNGRHTTAGVVGAYPYKNATFRVGVDKDSKIAANFTVSEKFLSGTKTTASLSFPDYKSSKLKFQCLREYAALAMSVSLNQYPAIKFSAAVGSSSVALGMEAEFMTTSRCFSKCSAGINMKGLNCNASIILENKGDLLNASYVHYLDPEKRNAAVVQFTQELSTKRNTLTVGGSCAVDSHTAVKARLDDRGRLRTNLEYSFRPKSCLSISGEFNTQAVDRSPKIGVELAIDL